In a single window of the Caulobacter soli genome:
- a CDS encoding GIY-YIG nuclease family protein: protein MSSFPAIASSEALFSRSSLTARPSPVPAEAGIYAWFFRKPLPGVDVSGCYQLDGYTLLYIGISPKEPSRDGFRTSRSNLRQRLRTHIGGNAEGSTLRKTLGCLLAPETGFPLRRVGTGRRLTFTNPGERALDAWMDENAFVTWQVTAAPWNLERQILSSGLPLPLNIRDNPCEAHVNAVRAIRGAAVSAALELPIVADSGGPRRLAASASKSNEQLS, encoded by the coding sequence ATGTCCAGCTTCCCCGCGATCGCCTCGTCAGAAGCACTGTTTTCCCGGTCGTCGCTAACAGCGCGGCCTTCGCCGGTGCCTGCCGAGGCTGGGATTTACGCTTGGTTCTTTCGTAAACCTCTGCCCGGCGTTGACGTTTCCGGCTGCTATCAACTCGACGGCTACACCCTGCTCTACATCGGGATCTCACCGAAAGAGCCCTCGCGCGATGGCTTCAGAACGTCGCGTTCCAATCTGCGGCAGAGGCTCCGTACCCATATTGGCGGCAACGCCGAAGGGTCGACGCTCAGAAAGACCTTGGGGTGTCTTCTCGCTCCTGAGACCGGCTTTCCTTTGCGGCGGGTGGGAACGGGGCGGCGCCTGACCTTCACCAATCCAGGAGAGAGGGCGCTCGACGCCTGGATGGATGAGAATGCGTTCGTCACTTGGCAGGTGACGGCGGCGCCTTGGAATCTCGAGCGCCAGATTTTGAGCTCCGGCTTGCCTCTGCCGCTCAACATTCGAGACAATCCATGTGAGGCGCACGTGAATGCCGTCAGGGCAATTCGAGGAGCGGCAGTCTCGGCTGCACTAGAGCTCCCCATTGTCGCCGATAGCGGCGGACCGCGCCGGCTCGCGGCCAGCGCGTCAAAGAGCAACGAGCAATTGTCTTGA
- a CDS encoding HNH endonuclease: MTATCIYCDEGDPGKFAGREHVIPQAFGSFGGQTPTLKCVCDPCNGALGRELDQMLARETLEGLARYGQGRLSKEMRPQRRLRFTLADETEAGGMLGAAITGLDPTTNQLMPLATQLQIENRQTGKTEIFTREALGSFDLPDEVYGPPGARKLTIFAPSKEEHDAFLDELNQAGFDMRMQGPSQLGINPSADETGQATLGIHIEGTFDQLHRRALAKICLNFAAFYLGDEVGSPRWTNLKRFIRYGEGELGARLSDGPFWTGQETATMRFPDAINVRLENHERGVVGVIQFYNRYTYELLLLEGQRLDREIAARFEDGQEPTLGTRGRPS; the protein is encoded by the coding sequence ATGACTGCTACGTGCATTTACTGTGATGAGGGCGACCCGGGGAAATTCGCGGGGCGTGAACACGTCATCCCCCAAGCCTTCGGGAGCTTCGGTGGACAAACGCCAACGCTGAAATGCGTCTGCGACCCCTGCAATGGCGCTCTAGGGCGGGAGTTGGACCAGATGCTCGCGCGTGAGACGCTGGAGGGCTTGGCACGCTATGGTCAAGGACGACTGTCCAAGGAGATGCGTCCGCAGCGACGATTGCGCTTTACTCTGGCTGACGAGACTGAAGCTGGCGGGATGCTGGGCGCTGCCATCACCGGTCTCGACCCGACGACTAATCAGCTCATGCCGCTAGCGACCCAGCTCCAAATTGAGAACAGGCAGACCGGAAAGACCGAAATTTTCACCCGCGAAGCCCTAGGAAGCTTTGATCTACCCGACGAGGTCTATGGGCCGCCTGGCGCGCGCAAGCTCACTATCTTCGCCCCCTCAAAGGAGGAGCATGACGCCTTCCTCGACGAGTTGAACCAAGCCGGCTTCGACATGCGGATGCAGGGGCCATCCCAACTCGGCATCAATCCGAGCGCGGACGAGACTGGTCAGGCAACGCTCGGAATCCATATCGAGGGCACGTTCGATCAACTTCACCGCCGAGCGCTGGCCAAGATCTGCCTGAACTTCGCCGCCTTCTATCTAGGTGATGAAGTTGGCTCCCCGCGCTGGACCAATCTCAAGCGCTTTATCCGGTACGGCGAAGGCGAACTCGGTGCCCGTCTGTCTGACGGTCCATTCTGGACGGGCCAGGAGACCGCGACCATGCGTTTTCCGGACGCCATCAATGTCAGGCTGGAGAACCACGAGCGCGGCGTCGTCGGCGTTATCCAATTCTACAATCGCTACACCTATGAACTCCTACTGCTCGAAGGCCAACGACTTGATCGAGAGATCGCCGCGCGGTTTGAGGATGGCCAGGAACCGACCCTGGGTACCCGAGGTCGTCCGTCCTAG
- a CDS encoding DUF1801 domain-containing protein — MKKTMGGTPEGPPSELIDAAIKNLDGWRGETLARIRALIHEADPDVVEEWKWGIPVWSHDGILCTGETYKAAVKTTFAKGASLDDPSGLFNSSLEGATRRAIDFREGETIDAAAFKALIRAAVALNASKPPKAKKKSG; from the coding sequence ATGAAAAAGACGATGGGCGGAACGCCTGAAGGACCGCCTTCCGAGCTGATCGACGCGGCGATCAAGAACCTGGACGGCTGGCGGGGCGAGACCCTGGCCAGGATCCGCGCGCTGATCCACGAGGCCGATCCCGACGTGGTCGAGGAGTGGAAGTGGGGCATTCCAGTGTGGTCGCACGACGGCATCCTGTGCACCGGCGAGACCTACAAGGCGGCCGTGAAGACCACCTTCGCCAAGGGCGCGTCGCTGGACGATCCCTCGGGCCTGTTCAATTCCAGCCTGGAGGGCGCCACCCGCCGGGCCATCGATTTCCGCGAGGGCGAGACGATCGACGCGGCGGCCTTCAAGGCGCTGATCCGCGCAGCCGTGGCGCTGAACGCCTCCAAGCCGCCCAAGGCGAAGAAGAAGAGCGGCTGA
- a CDS encoding glycoside hydrolase family 9 protein, which translates to MKHLTRPLAAAALAASLLATTAPAALAQAPAKPPPAAALKLNAKGYLETPGLNVLVFSNGSEDLFNDAKMSGVELIQHGVRTVTNGDVRLSPTPGQWDPMAKLVARKVDPATGAITATLAFVGQDFGYTIRVEPRGEAFTVSVTLDKPLPAALEGKAGFNLEVLPSAYFRKTFLADGKPGSFPLYPSSPMAAPIDGRAEPLPLTTASRFVLAPEDPTRRITITGTAPLSLYDGRNQAQNGWYVLRALLPAGKTGRVIEWTVSANALPGWVRPPSIAHSQLGYMPGQKKVAIIERDPADPPKAQARLLKVSETGAFTPVLTSALSAWRPWLRYAYADFDFSSVTAPGLYVIDYAGRRTAPFRIDPALYDDAWHPTLDVYFPVAMDHMFVNEAYRVWHGDAHRDDALQAPLNHEHLDLYAQGPTTDTPFKPMEHIPGLNVGGWFDAGDFDIRTQTHYAVVRTLVDTWEQFRPTRDETSIDETRRHVAIHVPDGAPDLLQQIEHGTLQLLAQHKAVGHAIHGIVEPDLGQYTHLGDAVTKTDGLVYDPALGPDQAKDGRSGVKDDRWAFTSKSTPLNYGSIAALAAASRALRGYRDALADDCLATAQRVWDDEHSHAPDLFHHGNTTGGDLVDEEFSAAVELLITTKDPKYAARIDALWPKVEPRFVQNADLAARAVPFMPPAFKARMEPAVRAYKAKSDALLAENPFGVPIAMGGWAGSGGVAEFGLTHWALHRAFPEIIDGQAVFRSLNYLYGTHPGSDISLVSAVGTVSKEVAYGNNRADFSFIAGGVVPGELIVKPDFPENKEDWPFFWGENEYVVNVGASYIQLVNAAAALAREKH; encoded by the coding sequence ATGAAACACCTGACGCGGCCCCTGGCCGCCGCCGCGCTCGCCGCGAGCCTGCTGGCGACTACCGCCCCCGCCGCGCTGGCCCAAGCCCCCGCCAAGCCTCCGCCCGCCGCCGCCCTGAAGCTCAACGCCAAGGGCTATCTGGAGACCCCGGGCCTCAACGTCCTGGTGTTCAGTAACGGCTCCGAGGACCTGTTCAACGACGCCAAGATGAGCGGGGTCGAACTGATCCAGCACGGGGTGCGCACCGTCACCAACGGCGACGTGCGGCTGAGCCCCACGCCCGGCCAGTGGGACCCGATGGCCAAGCTGGTCGCGCGCAAGGTCGACCCGGCCACCGGCGCGATCACCGCCACCCTGGCGTTCGTCGGCCAGGACTTCGGCTACACGATCCGCGTCGAGCCGCGCGGCGAGGCCTTCACCGTCAGCGTCACCCTCGACAAGCCCCTGCCCGCCGCCCTGGAGGGCAAGGCCGGGTTCAATCTCGAGGTCCTGCCCTCGGCCTATTTCCGCAAGACCTTCCTGGCCGACGGCAAGCCGGGAAGCTTCCCGCTCTATCCCAGCAGCCCGATGGCCGCGCCGATCGACGGCCGCGCCGAGCCCCTGCCGCTGACCACCGCCAGCCGCTTCGTGCTGGCCCCGGAGGACCCGACGCGGCGGATCACCATCACCGGCACGGCGCCCCTGTCGCTGTATGACGGCCGCAACCAGGCTCAGAACGGCTGGTACGTGCTGCGCGCCCTCCTCCCCGCCGGCAAGACGGGCCGGGTGATCGAATGGACCGTCTCGGCCAACGCCCTGCCCGGCTGGGTGCGCCCGCCCTCGATCGCTCACTCCCAGTTGGGCTATATGCCCGGCCAGAAGAAGGTGGCGATCATAGAGCGCGACCCGGCCGATCCGCCCAAGGCCCAGGCCCGGCTGCTGAAGGTGAGCGAGACCGGCGCCTTCACCCCCGTTCTGACCAGCGCCTTGAGCGCCTGGCGGCCTTGGCTGCGCTACGCCTACGCCGATTTCGACTTCTCGTCGGTGACCGCGCCGGGCCTCTACGTGATCGACTACGCCGGCCGGCGCACCGCGCCGTTCCGCATCGATCCGGCCCTCTATGACGACGCCTGGCACCCGACCCTGGACGTCTATTTCCCGGTCGCCATGGACCATATGTTCGTCAACGAGGCCTATCGCGTCTGGCACGGCGACGCCCATCGCGACGACGCCCTGCAGGCCCCGCTCAATCACGAACACCTGGACCTCTACGCCCAGGGCCCCACCACCGACACGCCGTTCAAGCCGATGGAGCACATCCCCGGCCTCAATGTCGGCGGCTGGTTCGACGCGGGCGACTTCGACATCCGCACCCAGACCCACTACGCGGTCGTGCGCACCCTGGTCGACACGTGGGAGCAGTTCCGCCCGACCCGCGACGAGACCTCGATCGACGAGACCCGCCGCCACGTCGCGATCCACGTCCCCGACGGCGCGCCCGACCTGCTGCAGCAGATCGAGCACGGCACGCTGCAACTGCTGGCCCAGCACAAGGCGGTCGGCCACGCGATCCACGGCATCGTCGAGCCGGACCTCGGGCAGTACACCCACCTGGGCGACGCGGTGACCAAGACCGACGGCCTGGTCTATGACCCCGCCCTCGGCCCCGACCAGGCCAAGGACGGCCGCAGCGGGGTGAAGGACGACCGCTGGGCCTTCACCAGCAAGTCGACGCCGCTGAACTACGGCTCGATCGCCGCCCTGGCCGCGGCCAGCCGGGCCCTGCGCGGCTATCGCGACGCGCTCGCCGATGACTGCCTGGCCACCGCCCAGCGGGTCTGGGACGACGAGCACAGCCACGCCCCCGACCTTTTCCACCACGGCAACACCACCGGCGGCGACCTGGTCGACGAGGAGTTCAGCGCCGCTGTCGAGCTGCTGATCACGACCAAGGACCCGAAGTACGCCGCGCGGATCGACGCGCTGTGGCCCAAGGTCGAGCCGCGCTTCGTCCAGAACGCCGACCTCGCCGCCCGCGCGGTCCCGTTCATGCCGCCGGCCTTCAAGGCGCGGATGGAACCGGCGGTGCGGGCCTACAAGGCCAAGAGCGACGCGCTGCTGGCCGAGAACCCGTTCGGCGTGCCGATCGCCATGGGCGGCTGGGCCGGCAGCGGCGGCGTCGCCGAGTTCGGCCTGACCCACTGGGCCCTGCACCGCGCCTTCCCCGAGATCATCGACGGCCAGGCGGTGTTCCGGTCGCTGAACTACCTCTATGGAACCCATCCGGGCTCGGACATCTCGCTGGTCTCGGCCGTGGGCACGGTCTCGAAGGAAGTCGCCTACGGCAACAACCGCGCCGACTTCAGCTTCATCGCCGGCGGCGTCGTCCCCGGCGAACTGATCGTCAAGCCGGACTTCCCCGAGAACAAGGAGGACTGGCCGTTCTTCTGGGGCGAGAACGAGTACGTCGTGAACGTGGGGGCCAGCTACATTCAGCTGGTCAACGCGGCGGCGGCGCTGGCGCGGGAGAAGCACTAG
- a CDS encoding carboxylesterase/lipase family protein: MTSSNPDTGVDRRRLLVGGAAAAGLLAVPMAACADAPSEPVEIAIAEGRMRGVRTGGVDAYKGVPYGASVSGVNRFKPAKPAAPWTGVFDATRLGTPTLQDPSTVYGVNEPPPGEDCLVLNVWTPASGGKGKPVMVYSHGGGYTTGSGGSSAQDGSMLAREHDVVVVATNHRLGILGFLYLGELGGAEYAGSGNQGLSDIVLALKWVQRNIAAFGGDPTNVTIFGESGGGAKTSCLYAMPSVAPLFSKAVIQSGPVVRVTTPDVAAQTTRMFLEQLGIAPADWRKVLDVSAPQILAAQKALAAKVKSDSGGWRGIQSLTPGTYGPIVDGDLLPHHPFDPTAPASAADKPLVVGWLDTEAAFFAWTAKDVEAFKLDEAGLKARLSGRFGDRAQTLIDAYRSDRPGATPSDIYLAAASYYAMGAGSVVTAERKAAQGRAPVYVYNIAYRSNRKMDGTDIELGAMHASDIPLVFNTVASPTTLAGDRADRFAAAGNISTMWANFARTGRPSAPGQPAWPAYDVKTRQTMVLDVACAVVPDRFGAERRVWAKVDPPQ; encoded by the coding sequence ATGACGTCGTCCAATCCCGACACCGGCGTCGATCGCCGCCGCTTGCTGGTCGGAGGCGCGGCCGCCGCCGGCCTCCTGGCGGTTCCGATGGCCGCCTGCGCCGACGCGCCGTCCGAGCCCGTCGAGATCGCCATCGCCGAGGGCCGGATGCGCGGCGTGCGCACGGGCGGCGTCGACGCCTACAAGGGCGTTCCGTACGGGGCCAGCGTCTCGGGCGTGAACCGCTTCAAGCCGGCCAAGCCCGCCGCGCCCTGGACCGGCGTGTTCGACGCCACCCGGCTGGGCACGCCGACGCTGCAGGATCCCAGCACGGTCTACGGCGTCAACGAGCCGCCGCCCGGCGAGGACTGCCTGGTGCTGAACGTCTGGACCCCGGCGAGCGGGGGCAAGGGCAAGCCGGTGATGGTCTACAGTCACGGCGGCGGCTACACGACCGGCTCTGGCGGCAGCAGCGCCCAGGACGGGTCGATGCTGGCCCGCGAGCACGACGTTGTGGTGGTGGCCACCAACCATCGGCTGGGCATTCTGGGTTTCCTGTATCTGGGCGAACTGGGCGGGGCCGAGTACGCCGGCTCCGGCAACCAGGGCCTGTCCGACATCGTGCTCGCCTTGAAGTGGGTCCAGCGCAACATCGCCGCGTTCGGCGGCGACCCGACCAATGTGACGATCTTCGGCGAGAGCGGCGGCGGGGCCAAGACCTCGTGCCTCTACGCCATGCCCTCGGTGGCGCCGCTGTTCTCCAAGGCCGTCATTCAGAGCGGTCCGGTGGTGCGGGTGACGACGCCGGACGTCGCGGCCCAGACGACGCGGATGTTCCTGGAGCAGCTGGGGATCGCCCCGGCCGACTGGCGCAAGGTGCTGGACGTGTCCGCGCCCCAGATCCTGGCCGCCCAGAAGGCCCTGGCCGCCAAGGTCAAGAGCGACAGCGGCGGCTGGCGGGGCATCCAGTCGCTGACGCCCGGCACCTACGGCCCGATCGTCGACGGCGATCTGCTGCCCCATCACCCGTTCGACCCGACCGCCCCGGCCAGCGCCGCCGACAAGCCGCTGGTCGTCGGCTGGCTGGACACCGAGGCGGCGTTCTTCGCCTGGACCGCGAAGGACGTCGAGGCCTTCAAGCTGGACGAGGCGGGGCTGAAGGCGCGGCTGTCGGGGCGGTTCGGCGACCGGGCCCAGACCCTGATCGACGCCTACCGTTCCGACCGCCCGGGCGCGACGCCCAGCGACATCTACCTGGCCGCCGCCAGCTACTACGCCATGGGCGCGGGCTCGGTGGTGACGGCCGAGCGCAAGGCCGCCCAGGGGCGGGCCCCGGTCTATGTCTACAACATCGCCTATCGCTCAAACCGCAAGATGGACGGCACCGACATCGAGCTGGGGGCCATGCACGCCAGCGACATCCCCCTGGTGTTCAACACCGTCGCCTCGCCCACCACCCTGGCCGGCGACCGCGCCGACCGGTTCGCGGCGGCCGGGAACATCAGCACCATGTGGGCCAATTTCGCGCGGACCGGCCGGCCGTCGGCGCCGGGGCAACCGGCCTGGCCGGCCTATGATGTGAAGACGCGCCAGACCATGGTGCTGGACGTGGCCTGCGCCGTGGTCCCGGACCGGTTCGGGGCGGAGCGGCGGGTCTGGGCGAAGGTGGATCCGCCCCAATAA
- a CDS encoding ArsR/SmtB family transcription factor gives MPDAHDTLFRTLADPTRRGIFERLCRDGEQTVGALTALAGVSQPAVSKHLGVLKQAGLVRDRHEGRQTHYSAQLNALAPLTDWTSRMAGFWEARFDTLEDLLNRMDQ, from the coding sequence ATGCCAGACGCTCACGACACGCTTTTTCGGACGCTCGCCGATCCCACCCGACGGGGGATCTTCGAGCGGCTGTGCCGCGACGGCGAACAGACGGTGGGGGCCCTGACGGCCCTGGCCGGGGTGTCCCAGCCGGCGGTCTCCAAGCACCTGGGCGTGCTGAAACAGGCCGGGCTGGTGCGCGATCGCCATGAGGGCCGACAGACCCATTACAGCGCTCAGCTCAACGCCCTGGCTCCGCTGACCGACTGGACCAGCCGCATGGCCGGCTTCTGGGAGGCCCGCTTCGACACCCTCGAGGACCTGCTCAACAGGATGGACCAATGA
- a CDS encoding polysaccharide deacetylase family protein, which produces MGSTGRKSGFWTRWVAPLAVVAMTAGVGHAAAPVKIALTFDDLPAHAPLPPGVTRIEVAGRLLAAFHDARTGPVYGFVNGVQEEREPDSVGVLSLWRAAGHPLANHTWSHMSLNSNSLSDWEADLVRNEPLLERHMAGQDWRWVRYPYLNEGETPEKHAAARKALKAKGYRVASVTMSFGDYAWNEPYARCMAKGDAAAVAVLEASYLKAAQDSLDFERALSAKLYGRDIPYVLLMHAGAFDARMAPRLLKLYRDNGVIFVGLAEAERDRFYAADFKTQATAVPTTLEEAMKAKGLPLPPQAPAWGGAELDKMCR; this is translated from the coding sequence ATGGGCAGCACGGGTCGCAAGAGCGGGTTCTGGACGCGATGGGTCGCGCCGCTGGCGGTGGTCGCGATGACGGCGGGCGTCGGTCATGCCGCCGCGCCGGTGAAGATCGCCCTGACCTTCGACGACCTGCCCGCCCACGCCCCCCTGCCGCCCGGCGTCACCCGCATCGAGGTCGCCGGCCGGCTGCTGGCCGCCTTCCATGACGCCAGGACCGGTCCCGTCTACGGCTTCGTCAACGGGGTGCAGGAAGAGCGCGAGCCGGACTCGGTGGGCGTGCTGTCGCTGTGGCGCGCGGCGGGCCATCCGCTGGCCAACCACACCTGGTCGCACATGAGCCTGAACTCCAACAGCCTGTCCGACTGGGAGGCCGACCTCGTCCGCAACGAGCCGCTGCTGGAAAGGCACATGGCAGGCCAGGACTGGCGGTGGGTGCGCTATCCCTATCTCAACGAGGGCGAGACGCCGGAGAAGCACGCGGCGGCCCGCAAGGCGCTGAAGGCCAAGGGCTACCGCGTCGCCAGCGTGACCATGAGCTTCGGCGACTACGCCTGGAACGAGCCCTACGCCCGCTGCATGGCCAAGGGCGACGCCGCGGCGGTGGCCGTGCTGGAGGCCAGCTACCTGAAGGCGGCTCAGGACAGCCTGGACTTCGAGCGCGCCCTGTCGGCCAAGCTGTACGGCCGCGACATCCCCTATGTGCTGCTGATGCACGCCGGCGCCTTCGACGCCCGCATGGCGCCCCGCCTGCTGAAGCTGTACCGCGACAACGGCGTGATCTTCGTGGGCCTGGCCGAGGCTGAGCGCGACAGGTTCTACGCCGCCGACTTCAAGACGCAGGCGACCGCCGTCCCCACCACCCTGGAGGAGGCGATGAAGGCCAAGGGCCTGCCGTTGCCGCCGCAAGCGCCGGCCTGGGGCGGGGCCGAACTCGACAAGATGTGCCGATAG
- a CDS encoding Ohr family peroxiredoxin, with the protein MTAKILATGKTHTTAGANGAATSADGFLDIKLPQPHPAAENLFGAAWSTCYLGAIQLAAGQQKITLTDPSVDAEIDLANGADGFFLQARLSVSLPGVDRDVALALIDAAHGICPYSKAVHGNIEVVTTLA; encoded by the coding sequence ATGACCGCCAAGATCCTCGCCACCGGCAAGACCCACACCACGGCCGGCGCCAATGGCGCGGCGACCAGCGCCGACGGCTTCCTGGACATCAAGCTGCCGCAGCCCCACCCCGCCGCCGAGAACCTGTTCGGCGCGGCCTGGTCGACCTGCTATCTCGGCGCCATCCAGTTGGCGGCCGGTCAGCAAAAGATCACCCTGACGGACCCTTCGGTCGACGCCGAGATCGACCTGGCCAACGGCGCGGACGGCTTCTTCCTGCAAGCGCGCCTGAGCGTCAGCCTGCCGGGCGTTGATCGCGACGTCGCCCTGGCCCTGATCGACGCCGCGCACGGCATCTGCCCCTATTCGAAGGCGGTCCACGGTAATATCGAGGTGGTCACCACCCTGGCCTAA
- a CDS encoding caspase family protein, with translation MRVLIAIGCNAYDHQNPLTGAEGDAQRIFDTLTRPELGDYDRARSRLLLSPSSGEVRNALREVLFSNGAVDTFTFFFAGHGGVRGGSFYMLVRDSVSAALSFSALSLSDLFLALNEAAPSQSNIIIDACEAGGLISDLNTLLKSNVLGDADTPGVTLVATAAQDQYSGETAAGGFGTNAILDCIEGRALVQDTTSALDLVEIGRHVSTTLRASTDQTPVVWGLNLYGPPRFCRNPRYGADPSRPLREVLQAWPAASDTTVRANYDALWRVYASTSGVWNAREFATVVKSAIAPLVETPEALAGFVERLGAAVQERAQLSDDVFRPALTGAALAVCLMPYLGHELIRRQVRALQSEIGGTLIAAALHLGDDLEGDRFALLARRGGGLADLFYLPLRIANVLGWTAAARWMFDDDASQRDEAAEAFTRVLRLVLTHNSGSVVAMSDAQAPCWAVALTGARELGLVEEAEALAGLLFGSLTDCGGQIARDDIPADKVLNYLLARRTGAFDRAPDLVERPAETTAVLLRAASLLGLSDIFDESMWELDGHAFTAYLPGDFANFDEERMDGGTNLIWTVGHDVFRVADVVNGWPSSEVQPENPIVAANAILSSLLFLDRTPWFAFGAIRAPEITGAEPAA, from the coding sequence ATGCGAGTCCTGATCGCGATCGGCTGCAACGCCTACGACCATCAGAATCCTCTCACCGGCGCCGAAGGCGATGCGCAGAGGATATTTGATACGCTCACCCGACCTGAGCTTGGTGATTATGATCGGGCTAGATCTCGACTCCTTCTTTCCCCTTCGTCGGGAGAGGTTCGTAATGCATTGCGGGAAGTTCTGTTCTCGAACGGCGCCGTCGACACCTTCACGTTCTTCTTTGCCGGTCACGGCGGCGTTCGAGGCGGCAGCTTTTACATGCTCGTGCGAGACTCGGTCTCGGCCGCTCTTTCGTTCTCGGCCCTCTCGCTCTCGGACCTGTTCCTAGCGCTCAACGAGGCCGCGCCCTCGCAAAGCAATATCATTATCGACGCCTGTGAAGCCGGTGGTCTGATCTCGGACCTGAATACCCTGCTCAAATCCAACGTGCTCGGTGATGCTGACACGCCCGGCGTCACACTCGTGGCGACTGCCGCCCAAGACCAATACTCGGGCGAAACCGCGGCAGGTGGTTTTGGCACCAACGCCATTTTGGACTGCATCGAAGGGCGGGCGCTCGTGCAAGACACGACCAGTGCGCTGGACCTGGTCGAGATTGGGAGACACGTCTCAACCACGTTGCGCGCATCGACCGACCAAACCCCGGTCGTGTGGGGCCTCAACCTTTATGGACCTCCTAGGTTCTGCCGGAATCCCCGCTACGGCGCCGATCCATCTCGGCCGTTGCGCGAGGTTCTTCAGGCTTGGCCGGCGGCGAGCGATACCACCGTGCGCGCGAACTACGATGCACTGTGGCGCGTGTATGCGTCGACCAGCGGCGTGTGGAATGCGAGGGAGTTTGCGACGGTCGTCAAATCCGCCATCGCGCCCCTAGTGGAGACGCCTGAAGCACTCGCCGGGTTCGTCGAGCGTCTGGGAGCGGCGGTCCAGGAGCGGGCTCAGCTATCAGACGATGTGTTCCGACCGGCGTTGACGGGTGCCGCGCTGGCCGTGTGCCTGATGCCGTACCTCGGTCATGAATTGATCCGGCGACAGGTGCGAGCTCTTCAATCTGAGATCGGCGGCACGCTGATCGCGGCAGCCCTGCATCTCGGCGACGATCTTGAGGGAGATCGTTTTGCGCTCCTTGCGCGTAGGGGTGGAGGGCTCGCGGACCTCTTCTACCTGCCCTTGAGAATTGCGAATGTCCTTGGCTGGACAGCTGCTGCTCGATGGATGTTTGACGACGATGCTTCTCAACGGGACGAGGCGGCTGAAGCGTTTACAAGGGTCCTGCGACTCGTCCTGACGCACAATTCCGGCTCGGTGGTTGCCATGAGCGACGCGCAGGCCCCCTGTTGGGCGGTAGCTCTGACCGGCGCAAGGGAGTTGGGTCTGGTCGAAGAGGCAGAGGCGCTCGCCGGGTTGCTTTTCGGTTCGCTGACGGACTGCGGAGGGCAAATTGCCCGCGATGACATACCGGCCGATAAGGTCCTGAACTACTTGCTGGCCCGAAGAACTGGTGCCTTTGACCGCGCTCCCGATCTCGTCGAGCGCCCTGCTGAGACAACGGCGGTGCTTCTTCGGGCCGCAAGCCTACTCGGCCTCAGCGACATCTTCGACGAAAGCATGTGGGAGTTGGATGGTCACGCCTTCACCGCATACCTGCCAGGAGACTTTGCGAACTTCGATGAAGAGCGAATGGATGGCGGCACCAACCTCATCTGGACAGTCGGACACGATGTTTTCCGAGTGGCCGATGTCGTCAATGGGTGGCCGTCTTCCGAGGTGCAGCCTGAAAATCCGATAGTGGCAGCTAACGCGATCCTGTCGTCTCTGCTCTTCCTTGACCGAACTCCCTGGTTTGCGTTCGGAGCAATCCGGGCACCGGAGATCACGGGCGCCGAGCCCGCCGCGTAG
- a CDS encoding DUF1801 domain-containing protein, producing the protein MTTEPTLLSGGNPKIPKGEGDGPVQAYIAAMPGWKQGVGRRLDALITAAIPDVRKAVKWSTPFYGLGDGSWFLALHAYTRFVKVAFFRGAALRPVPPGASKKPDVRYLDIHETDPLDEAQFTDWVRQASQLPGERL; encoded by the coding sequence ATGACCACCGAACCGACCCTGCTGTCGGGCGGCAACCCCAAGATCCCCAAGGGCGAGGGCGACGGGCCGGTCCAGGCCTATATCGCCGCCATGCCGGGCTGGAAGCAGGGCGTCGGCCGCCGGCTGGACGCGCTGATCACGGCCGCCATCCCGGACGTGCGCAAGGCGGTGAAGTGGAGCACGCCCTTCTACGGCCTGGGCGACGGAAGCTGGTTCCTGGCCCTGCACGCCTATACGCGGTTCGTGAAGGTGGCCTTCTTCCGGGGCGCGGCGCTGCGGCCCGTTCCGCCGGGCGCGTCCAAGAAGCCGGACGTGCGTTACCTGGACATCCACGAGACCGATCCGCTGGACGAAGCCCAGTTCACCGACTGGGTCAGACAGGCCAGCCAACTGCCGGGCGAACGCCTGTGA
- a CDS encoding SRPBCC family protein, whose amino-acid sequence MTTADTQLRTVVVERDIAHPPEKLWRALTQPHLIAEWLMNNDFQPVVGHGFQLRGEWGGVLDCEVLALEPNRTLSYSWNHDNPDPAYALQSVVTFTLTPTDKGTHLRMEQTGFRPDQKQAYGGAHAGWKTFLGNLDQLLARLD is encoded by the coding sequence ATGACCACCGCCGACACCCAGCTCCGCACCGTCGTCGTCGAACGCGACATCGCCCATCCGCCCGAGAAGTTGTGGCGCGCCCTGACCCAGCCGCACCTGATCGCCGAATGGCTGATGAACAACGACTTCCAGCCCGTGGTCGGCCACGGCTTCCAGCTGCGCGGCGAATGGGGCGGGGTGCTGGACTGCGAGGTCCTGGCGCTCGAGCCGAACCGGACGCTGTCCTACAGCTGGAACCACGACAATCCGGATCCCGCCTACGCCCTGCAAAGCGTGGTCACCTTCACCCTGACCCCGACCGACAAAGGCACGCACCTGCGCATGGAACAGACCGGCTTCCGGCCCGACCAGAAGCAGGCCTATGGCGGCGCCCACGCCGGCTGGAAGACGTTCCTCGGCAATCTGGACCAGCTGCTGGCGCGGCTGGACTAG